In Chryseobacterium lactis, a single genomic region encodes these proteins:
- a CDS encoding condensation domain-containing protein, with the protein MMKRRLMMVERIMYVDSKTPVNCIFTAKVSGQLLEENFRIALDKIQQKHTLLRVSIDEETEQYPFFIEEKEISPIPLRIVQRQTENDWLYESETEWFRLFDEDKKPLARLVWVKGKEFSEILWVMPHCISDGTTGVTLMRELLQLLDNPAAELLPYEPFESVNDFLPSDFNATTKKFKARLYLMFARFFFMLQSKSKKRNLGKNYALHRKLDPKTTAQITEKCKANGISVHALLCASFMQAFREVQGEKAKGKVISPVDVRHFIPEIKQDHLFAFAPTVELSIKKGNHSVLDNAKEIKKELFEKINKMEARELLWMGEQMHPIVERMISLLKSSNGGHDVTLSNMGKIDIPSDYQHFKLETIISPTVAFPWLNSNTLVASTYNRQMDFTFMSNEHFLPKEEAMKIKDKALELLTTSV; encoded by the coding sequence ATGATGAAAAGAAGATTAATGATGGTGGAAAGAATTATGTATGTAGATTCTAAAACCCCTGTAAACTGTATATTCACTGCCAAAGTCTCTGGACAGCTTTTGGAGGAGAATTTCAGAATTGCTTTAGATAAAATCCAACAAAAACATACCTTGTTACGGGTCTCGATTGATGAGGAAACCGAACAATATCCTTTTTTTATAGAAGAAAAAGAGATCAGTCCTATTCCGCTTCGTATTGTTCAGCGACAAACGGAGAATGACTGGCTGTATGAATCGGAAACGGAATGGTTCCGGCTTTTTGATGAGGATAAAAAACCGCTTGCCCGTCTGGTATGGGTAAAAGGAAAAGAATTTTCTGAAATCCTTTGGGTGATGCCGCATTGTATTTCTGACGGAACTACAGGTGTTACTCTGATGCGGGAACTCCTTCAGCTGTTGGATAATCCCGCTGCTGAGCTCCTTCCCTATGAGCCATTTGAATCGGTCAATGATTTTCTGCCTTCGGATTTTAATGCCACCACAAAGAAATTCAAGGCCCGTCTTTACCTGATGTTTGCCCGATTTTTCTTTATGCTGCAATCGAAAAGCAAGAAAAGAAATCTTGGAAAAAACTATGCCCTTCATCGCAAGCTGGATCCTAAAACGACAGCACAGATCACCGAAAAATGTAAAGCCAACGGAATTTCCGTACACGCCTTGCTATGTGCTTCTTTTATGCAAGCTTTCCGTGAGGTACAGGGTGAAAAGGCCAAAGGAAAAGTGATCAGCCCGGTAGATGTGCGCCATTTTATCCCTGAGATCAAACAGGATCATTTGTTTGCCTTTGCCCCTACCGTGGAACTGTCCATTAAAAAAGGGAATCACAGTGTGCTGGACAACGCGAAAGAAATTAAGAAAGAACTTTTTGAAAAGATCAATAAAATGGAAGCCCGTGAGCTTCTGTGGATGGGTGAACAGATGCACCCGATTGTTGAACGCATGATTTCTCTGTTGAAATCAAGTAACGGCGGACATGATGTGACGCTATCCAATATGGGTAAAATTGATATTCCGAGCGACTATCAGCATTTTAAACTTGAAACGATTATCAGCCCCACGGTTGCTTTCCCATGGCTGAACTCCAATACTCTGGTTGCCAGCACCTACAACCGACAAATGGATTTCACCTTTATGTCCAATGAACACTTCCTTCCCAAAGAGGAAGCTATGAAAATAAAAGATAAAGCCCTTGAGCTCCTGACAACCTCTGTATGA
- a CDS encoding nucleotide pyrophosphohydrolase: MSEIKSLIEKIRKFNHDRDWEQFHNPKDLAIALNIETSELLELFLWKRGEKIDIEKIKEELADIFTFALNIADKFDLDVTKIIEDKMAKNEKKYPVEKAKGKSNKYDEL; encoded by the coding sequence ATGTCAGAAATAAAGTCATTGATTGAAAAAATACGAAAATTCAATCACGATCGAGATTGGGAGCAGTTTCATAATCCCAAAGATCTAGCTATTGCTTTAAATATTGAAACATCGGAACTGTTGGAACTTTTTCTTTGGAAAAGAGGAGAAAAGATAGATATAGAAAAGATAAAGGAAGAACTAGCTGACATATTTACCTTTGCGTTAAATATTGCTGATAAATTTGATTTAGATGTTACTAAAATCATAGAAGATAAAATGGCAAAAAATGAAAAAAAATATCCTGTAGAAAAGGCAAAAGGCAAATCAAATAAGTACGATGAATTGTAG
- a CDS encoding DNA/RNA helicase domain-containing protein, producing MKKFTITEEYSFDSLIETKITSNHKDYLSWPIVYFLKNKKTKSAYVGETTDVLTRISTHLKSEEKKQLSSVNLILSDLFHKSATLDLESNLIKYISADGQYALQNGNLGISNHQYHEKKVYWDLFKDIWDELRQLGITRHSLDYINNSDLFKYSPYKSLSKEQIKGLKTILNCLLDENAKVSLIHGGAGTGKSILAIFLFKLLKTNLEDFNYADFDEDDEELFLLLKRVKDKFKDLNMALVIPMASFRKTISNVFKNINGLSGKMVIGPSDLAKNNYDLIIVDEGHRLRRRVNLGSYFGTFDTNCEKLGLDKFTASELDWVILQSSKSIIFYDQYQSIKPSDTLKDSFKKLELEPHTRVEKLKTQLRVRGGNNYIKLIHKIFDESLILPSETYKTDDYEFYLFDDLSQMVDRIKKKDKLHGLSRMVAGYAWEWISNKNSEAYDIIIGENQFKWNSVSVDWVNSTNSIDEVGCIHTTQGYDLNYTGVIIGPELDYDFTSRKFIVDKKKYKDKNGKNSIQNEEELLDFIINIYKTILLRGIQGTYIYACNENMRLFLSQFIQSSNSFTKQNSLQISNTPSENSIPFYDLTIAAGSFSELQELENTKYIELDDINSKDDYFACTVTGESMNKIIPNGSICLFKKYTGGSRNGLITLVEGRNVTDIEFGSSYTIKEYSSKKVTDEEGWHHEEITLLPKSNDSSFKPIVLRDEETIDFNVLGIFVRVLK from the coding sequence ATGAAGAAATTTACAATTACAGAGGAGTACAGTTTTGATTCCCTCATAGAAACTAAAATAACCAGCAATCACAAAGACTATTTATCCTGGCCTATTGTGTATTTTTTAAAAAACAAAAAGACTAAATCGGCATATGTAGGAGAAACCACTGATGTATTGACCCGTATTAGCACACATTTGAAGTCGGAAGAGAAGAAACAACTCTCATCAGTAAATCTCATTTTAAGTGATCTCTTTCACAAATCAGCAACATTAGATTTGGAATCTAATCTGATCAAATATATTTCAGCTGACGGTCAGTACGCCCTACAAAATGGTAATCTTGGAATTTCCAATCATCAATATCACGAAAAGAAAGTATACTGGGATTTATTCAAAGATATTTGGGATGAACTCAGACAATTAGGTATTACTCGTCATTCGTTAGATTATATCAATAATTCAGATCTTTTTAAATATTCTCCTTATAAATCGCTTTCTAAAGAACAGATTAAAGGATTAAAAACTATTTTAAACTGTTTACTGGATGAGAATGCGAAAGTAAGTCTTATCCATGGAGGAGCAGGAACTGGTAAATCTATTTTAGCAATTTTTTTATTTAAGCTCTTAAAAACAAACTTAGAGGATTTTAATTATGCTGATTTTGATGAAGATGATGAAGAGCTTTTTCTTTTATTAAAAAGGGTTAAGGATAAATTTAAAGACTTAAATATGGCACTGGTGATTCCTATGGCATCATTTAGAAAAACCATCTCTAATGTATTTAAAAATATAAATGGTTTATCTGGAAAAATGGTAATAGGACCATCAGATTTAGCAAAGAATAACTATGATCTTATTATAGTTGATGAGGGACATCGCTTAAGAAGAAGAGTTAACCTTGGTTCTTACTTTGGAACATTTGACACGAATTGTGAGAAGCTAGGATTAGATAAATTTACAGCTTCTGAGTTGGATTGGGTTATTTTACAAAGTAGTAAATCGATTATTTTTTATGATCAATACCAATCCATAAAACCTTCGGATACACTTAAAGATAGTTTTAAAAAATTAGAACTAGAACCTCATACACGCGTTGAAAAATTAAAGACTCAACTTCGGGTACGTGGAGGAAATAACTATATAAAGTTGATTCATAAAATTTTTGACGAATCTTTGATATTGCCATCAGAAACCTATAAAACAGATGACTACGAATTCTATCTTTTTGATGATTTGTCTCAAATGGTTGACCGAATAAAAAAGAAAGATAAACTGCATGGTTTATCAAGAATGGTAGCAGGATATGCATGGGAATGGATATCAAATAAAAACTCAGAAGCTTATGATATCATTATTGGTGAAAATCAATTTAAATGGAACAGTGTCTCTGTAGATTGGGTTAATTCTACAAATTCAATTGATGAGGTAGGATGCATTCATACAACACAAGGTTATGACCTTAATTACACTGGAGTTATTATAGGACCAGAATTGGATTATGACTTTACTTCAAGAAAATTTATTGTTGACAAGAAAAAATACAAGGATAAAAATGGTAAAAATTCTATTCAGAATGAAGAGGAATTACTTGATTTCATTATCAATATTTACAAAACAATACTATTGAGGGGAATTCAAGGAACCTACATTTATGCATGTAATGAAAACATGCGACTTTTCCTTAGCCAATTTATTCAATCTTCTAATTCGTTTACAAAGCAAAATTCATTACAAATTTCAAATACACCTTCTGAAAATTCAATACCGTTCTATGATCTTACTATTGCTGCTGGATCATTTTCCGAACTGCAGGAATTAGAAAATACAAAATACATAGAATTAGATGATATAAATAGTAAAGATGATTATTTTGCGTGTACTGTAACAGGCGAATCCATGAATAAAATCATACCCAATGGCAGTATCTGCTTATTTAAAAAGTATACTGGAGGTTCACGTAATGGTTTAATCACACTAGTTGAAGGAAGAAATGTTACTGATATTGAATTTGGCAGTAGCTATACGATTAAAGAATATTCCAGTAAAAAAGTAACAGATGAAGAAGGTTGGCATCATGAAGAAATAACATTGTTACCAAAATCAAATGATTCGAGTTTCAAACCTATTGTTCTTAGAGATGAAGAAACGATTGACTTTAATGTTTTAGGTATTTTTGTGAGAGTACTAAAATAA
- a CDS encoding ATP-dependent nuclease, which yields MKIISFGVNNFRGISGGIEKNTIEFNNSNTIFLLGQNNVGKSSFLKAYDFFYRNSSPTLEDIHRMDTNNVIEFEMVFQLDEYDFQKDSIKNKKEGLKKWLNEKNYLKIKRIIKVKNVSKIAFETENQTWNYYSSQWEVKNYGGIGLDSVFQAALPKPIFIKAMPTEAEGETIINEILKQKASAKLEDKDRQELKDAQSKIQELQDKLYNPSSIKAYKKEVNKYFQLLFPNSKIELSEKDKTKWTENSIGKSFAIHFEHNNSGGEKDETIPTSYDRIGHGAVRSAIFSLLLMKDVAEEFERTDNRKDYIVLFEEPELFLHPKLMKQLRTLIYKVSEADSPYQVLCASHSPQMIDITKEKSSLVRMVKDTEGTKLFQINDEFLKESKNLKTKEQLKQEMNEVLRFNPFICESFYADEVILIEGPTEEIILRGYFNEVQTDKDIFVVNCGTVNNIPFFQRIFSQFNITYHVICDTDSAEILEMDENNFIQFESGIQMTIYQQIKADYKKENYKCGLFQVNIPTFEPFHQNEDILQNLRYKEYTKTNGKPFNANLYWKEVLQPNLNIKEINEVPIIKFLGNILSH from the coding sequence ATGAAAATAATTTCTTTTGGAGTAAATAATTTTAGAGGTATTTCTGGTGGAATAGAAAAAAACACAATCGAATTTAATAATTCAAATACAATTTTCCTTCTGGGACAAAATAATGTTGGAAAATCAAGCTTTTTAAAAGCTTATGATTTTTTTTACAGAAATTCCAGTCCTACATTAGAAGATATACATAGAATGGATACGAATAATGTAATTGAATTTGAAATGGTTTTTCAGCTAGATGAATATGATTTTCAAAAAGATTCAATCAAGAACAAAAAAGAAGGACTAAAGAAGTGGTTAAATGAAAAAAATTATCTAAAGATCAAAAGAATTATCAAGGTTAAAAATGTTTCAAAAATAGCTTTTGAAACAGAAAACCAAACCTGGAATTACTATAGTTCACAATGGGAGGTTAAAAACTATGGTGGTATTGGTCTGGACAGCGTCTTCCAAGCCGCGTTACCAAAACCTATCTTTATAAAAGCTATGCCAACTGAAGCAGAAGGCGAAACAATCATTAACGAAATTCTAAAACAGAAAGCATCTGCTAAGTTGGAAGATAAAGATCGACAGGAGCTTAAAGATGCGCAATCAAAAATTCAAGAGTTACAGGATAAACTTTATAATCCATCCTCCATTAAAGCTTATAAAAAAGAAGTTAATAAGTATTTTCAATTACTTTTTCCCAACTCTAAAATTGAATTAAGTGAAAAAGATAAAACTAAATGGACAGAAAATTCTATCGGAAAAAGTTTTGCAATTCATTTTGAGCATAATAATTCTGGAGGAGAGAAAGATGAAACTATTCCTACAAGTTATGATCGAATAGGACATGGAGCTGTACGATCAGCAATTTTTTCACTCTTGTTAATGAAAGATGTAGCTGAAGAATTCGAAAGAACTGATAATAGAAAAGATTATATTGTATTGTTTGAAGAACCAGAATTATTTTTGCATCCAAAATTAATGAAACAACTTCGCACACTGATCTATAAAGTCAGTGAAGCAGACTCACCTTATCAAGTCCTTTGCGCATCTCACTCTCCTCAAATGATTGATATCACAAAAGAAAAATCTTCATTAGTAAGAATGGTTAAAGATACTGAAGGAACAAAACTATTTCAAATTAACGATGAGTTTTTAAAGGAATCTAAAAACTTAAAAACAAAAGAGCAATTAAAGCAAGAGATGAATGAGGTACTAAGGTTTAACCCTTTTATTTGTGAATCTTTTTATGCAGATGAAGTCATTTTGATCGAAGGGCCTACAGAAGAAATTATTTTAAGGGGATACTTTAACGAAGTCCAGACTGATAAAGACATTTTTGTAGTTAACTGTGGTACAGTTAATAACATTCCTTTCTTCCAAAGAATATTCTCCCAATTCAATATTACATATCATGTGATATGTGATACAGATTCAGCTGAAATATTGGAGATGGACGAAAATAATTTTATACAATTCGAATCTGGAATTCAAATGACTATTTACCAACAAATTAAGGCAGATTATAAAAAAGAAAATTATAAGTGTGGCTTATTTCAGGTAAATATTCCAACTTTTGAACCATTTCACCAGAATGAAGACATTCTTCAAAATTTAAGATATAAAGAATATACAAAGACCAACGGTAAACCATTCAATGCAAATTTATATTGGAAAGAAGTTCTACAACCCAATTTAAATATAAAAGAAATTAATGAGGTTCCTATAATAAAATTTCTAGGAAATATTTTATCTCACTAG
- a CDS encoding helix-turn-helix domain-containing protein, translated as MLGIKQEALALDLGDDWNQKKVSLLEQKEIIEDPLLKRISEVLKIPVEAFQNFDEEQAVNIISNTFGDNACVGNPHSTFNFSPIDEIKKLHEEKMELYERMLKERDEMMGRLERLIEKG; from the coding sequence ATGCTGGGCATCAAGCAGGAAGCATTGGCTCTTGACCTTGGGGACGACTGGAACCAGAAGAAAGTTTCTTTGCTGGAACAGAAAGAAATTATTGAAGACCCTTTACTGAAAAGAATTTCTGAAGTATTGAAAATTCCGGTGGAAGCGTTTCAGAATTTTGATGAGGAGCAGGCGGTGAATATTATTTCTAATACGTTTGGTGATAATGCTTGTGTTGGAAATCCGCATTCTACGTTCAATTTTAGTCCAATAGATGAAATAAAAAAATTGCATGAAGAAAAGATGGAACTTTATGAAAGGATGTTGAAGGAGAGGGATGAGATGATGGGTAGGCTGGAGAGGTTGATTGAGAAGGGATAA
- a CDS encoding AAA family ATPase, with translation MTFTELIDELEIWDHWQERYNHYVPLFIEEAGTGKQWEDWDKEVFYEFFMRSSDQCVSSLKLGYFTHEEKDLIKENWSELSVLLQNITLSQQQPLFETYYQIKELIRKCTSNNKKAATNRLIVGLQPQLLCTIVNEDRLRGLIYLLNKNVEDFELKLTYDWFQDSHNLLQIFKQKLNKDVSEIVTLPWQVYDYFQEQNTPSSIEQNDMSENKLDHQIQILDYKKQIILQGPPGTGKTKMAKELAVQLLRLNDTTELEDNQQFKIIQFHPSYSYEDFVRGIVAKPNPAGQGVLYVAENKTLGEFAQEATDNYNDSKKAPEEISKEHWIQENYEKFKEFLLTTLEEKGEVTIKDNTKPKIIAIEEKAIRVNRYSNENDSVLIKDTDIIEGYKGLYFSNPTIKIRENIILSKSARSGMYYLYQNLVENFKKYLDDNHISFIQNTSNEKQELKPYVLVIDEINRANLSSVLGELIYALEYRGKAVESVYEVDGKRDLILPPNLYIIGTMNTADRSVGHIDYAIRRRFAFIDVLPEPLEDDEHIHFNTEGFKKVSGLFKNGNVSGEFEAKDVQLGHSYFIAKHEDIRADHTKEDIFRMKMNYEVVPILLEYVKDGVLIGTFEDKEDNNKKYDIKDYINTLKTNN, from the coding sequence ATGACTTTTACAGAATTAATTGACGAATTAGAGATTTGGGATCACTGGCAGGAAAGATACAACCACTATGTACCCCTGTTTATTGAGGAAGCAGGCACCGGAAAACAATGGGAAGACTGGGATAAGGAAGTTTTTTATGAATTTTTCATGCGCTCGTCCGATCAATGTGTTTCTTCTTTAAAACTGGGCTACTTTACCCATGAAGAAAAAGACCTGATCAAAGAAAACTGGTCAGAATTGTCTGTGCTGTTACAGAATATTACCTTAAGCCAGCAACAACCCTTATTTGAAACCTATTATCAGATTAAAGAACTCATTAGAAAATGCACCAGTAATAATAAGAAAGCCGCAACCAACAGACTTATCGTAGGTTTGCAGCCGCAATTATTGTGTACCATTGTAAATGAAGACCGATTGAGAGGTTTAATTTATCTACTGAACAAGAATGTGGAGGATTTTGAACTGAAACTTACATACGACTGGTTTCAGGACAGCCACAACCTTCTTCAGATTTTTAAACAAAAACTCAATAAAGATGTCTCTGAAATCGTAACCCTTCCATGGCAGGTGTATGATTATTTTCAGGAGCAAAATACCCCATCCTCCATAGAACAAAATGATATGAGTGAAAATAAACTGGACCACCAGATTCAAATTTTAGACTATAAAAAGCAAATCATCCTGCAAGGCCCTCCAGGAACCGGAAAAACTAAAATGGCAAAGGAATTGGCTGTTCAATTATTGAGATTGAATGATACTACAGAATTAGAAGATAATCAGCAATTCAAAATCATCCAGTTTCATCCCAGCTACTCTTACGAAGATTTTGTAAGAGGTATTGTAGCCAAACCAAATCCTGCGGGCCAAGGAGTTCTGTATGTAGCAGAAAACAAAACCTTAGGAGAATTTGCACAAGAAGCAACAGATAATTACAATGATTCTAAAAAAGCTCCGGAAGAAATTTCTAAGGAACATTGGATTCAGGAAAATTATGAAAAATTCAAAGAATTTCTATTAACTACATTAGAAGAGAAAGGAGAAGTCACTATAAAAGATAATACAAAACCAAAAATTATTGCCATAGAAGAAAAGGCAATCAGGGTAAATCGTTATAGTAATGAAAATGACTCCGTTTTAATAAAAGATACAGATATTATAGAAGGCTATAAAGGACTTTATTTCTCTAATCCTACTATTAAGATTAGAGAAAATATTATTTTATCAAAGTCTGCAAGAAGCGGGATGTATTATTTATACCAAAATTTGGTAGAAAATTTCAAAAAATACCTGGATGATAATCATATATCCTTCATACAAAATACAAGTAATGAAAAACAAGAACTAAAACCATATGTATTGGTTATTGACGAAATCAACCGGGCCAATCTTTCTTCCGTTTTAGGAGAACTTATTTATGCTTTAGAATACAGAGGTAAAGCCGTGGAAAGTGTATATGAAGTTGACGGCAAAAGAGACCTGATTCTCCCTCCTAACCTATACATCATTGGCACTATGAATACCGCAGATCGCAGTGTTGGACATATTGATTATGCGATACGCCGCCGTTTTGCTTTTATTGATGTTTTACCTGAACCTCTGGAAGATGACGAGCATATTCATTTTAATACGGAAGGGTTCAAAAAAGTATCAGGGCTATTCAAAAATGGAAATGTAAGTGGTGAATTTGAAGCGAAGGATGTTCAACTGGGACACAGTTATTTTATTGCTAAACATGAAGATATCAGAGCTGATCATACAAAAGAGGACATTTTCAGAATGAAGATGAATTATGAAGTGGTTCCTATTCTTCTGGAGTATGTGAAAGACGGTGTTCTTATCGGAACTTTCGAGGATAAGGAGGACAACAATAAAAAATATGACATCAAAGACTATATCAATACGCTGAAAACAAATAATTAA